TGACCGGGCCGTCCCCCGGGATGTGCTCGGCGCCTTCCACCCGTGGGCGGAACATCAGGCGCATGATCGGTCCGAGCACTGCCTTGATGAGCGCGAAGCGGGACAACGGGCCCTCCGGTGTCAAGGGAATCGGTCTAAGTCTGTGCAGGTGAGGACGATACTCGCGGCCCGGGGGGTCTTGCACATCGGGTTCACCGAGGTCTTACGCAGTGTTGACGCGGGTTTACCTGCGGCGGCGTGCCGAATACCGGTCGTAACCTGGCGGCCATGATGTGACGGACATCGCGCCCGAGGCCTGATGGCCCGTCAACTCCTGCCTCACGGACGACATCCCGCGTCACCCGCGTGTTCCGCCGCAGGTCTCCCCGCGGTCATGTACACGCACCTACGATCGGCCCGCAGTGACGAGCCGACGCAAGGAGGGCGCTCATGGGATCGCAGGATTCTCAGGCCGTGGACGGGCAGACGGGTGTAACCGGACGGCGGGCGCTGCTCGGCGCGGCCGTGCTCGGTGCCGGGGGAGCGGTCCTCGGCCTGTCCGGCACGGCGAGAGCCGCCGAGGCCGCCGGAGCCACCGAGGCGCGGCACGGCGGCGGGCTGAGAAGCCTGCCCGTGCCGACGATCATCGGCCACCGGGGCGCCAGCGGCTACCGGCCGGAGCACACGTTCGGGTCGTACCAGCTCGCCCTCGACCTGGGCGCGCATGTCGTCGAGGCCGGCGACCTGGTGCCCACCAAGGACGGTCATCTGGTCTGCCGCCATGAGCCGGAGATCGGCGGGACGACGGACGTCGCGGACCACAAGGAGTTCGCCGACCGCAGGACGACCAAGGTCCTGGACGGTGTCTCCGTCACCGGCTGGTTCACCGAGGACTTCACGCTCGCCGAGCTGAAGACCCTTCGCGCGATCGAGCGCATCCCGGCCAACCGTCCGCACAACACCCTCTACAACGGCCGCTGGGAGATCCCCACCTTCGAAGAGGTCCTGAAGTGGCAGGACGAGCAGACCCGCAAGCGCGGCCGGCAGGTGTGGATCTACCCGGAGACCAAGCACCCCACCTACTTCCGCAAGCTGGGCCTGGGCCTTGAGGAGCGGGTCGCGAAGCTGCTGCGCAAGCACGGCAAGGACGGCCGCAACGCGCCGGTCATCCTCCAGTCCTTCGAGCCGACCAGCATCCAGCGCCTGAACCGCCTGGTCGACAACCCGCTGGTCGTCCTGCTCTCCTCCGCCACCAGCCGCCCCTGGGACTTCGTCGAGGCGGGCGACCCGCGCACGGTCGCCGACCTGATCACGCCGGCCGGGCTGCGGGAGATCGCCGGGTACGCCCAGGGCATCGGCCCCACCCTCGACCTGGTCATCCCGAAGGACGCGAACGGCGACCTCACCACGCCGACCACCCTGGTCGCCGACGCACACAAGGTGGGCCTGATCCTCCACCCCTACACCATGCGCAACGAGAACCCGTTCCTGCCGACCAGCTTCCGCGAGGGCACCGACGCCGACGCCTACGGCGATGTCTTCGGCGCCTACAAGACGTACTTCGCCACCGGTATCGACGGTGTCTTCACCGACAACCCGGACACCGGCCTGCTGGCCCGCGAGGACTTCGTCAACCAGTGATCGCCCGGCCCCGATTGGGGTGACAACCGGCCGTCCGGGCAACCCGCCGCCCGGACGGCCGCGTCGTGAGCCATATGACGCCCGACCTGCTCACCACTCTGCGCCCGCTGCTCGCCGCCGAGGCCTCCGCGGAGGCGCACGCCTCCGGCGCCGAACCCGGCGATCTGGAACAGGCGGTCTGGCTCCGCCTCCTGGAGCGCCTCGACACCGACGGACCGCCCGTGGACCCGCCGGGCTGGCTCCGCCGGGCGGTCCGCTCCGAGGCACGCCGCTCCCGTCGTAC
This DNA window, taken from Streptomyces sp. NBC_00663, encodes the following:
- a CDS encoding glycerophosphodiester phosphodiesterase, translated to MGSQDSQAVDGQTGVTGRRALLGAAVLGAGGAVLGLSGTARAAEAAGATEARHGGGLRSLPVPTIIGHRGASGYRPEHTFGSYQLALDLGAHVVEAGDLVPTKDGHLVCRHEPEIGGTTDVADHKEFADRRTTKVLDGVSVTGWFTEDFTLAELKTLRAIERIPANRPHNTLYNGRWEIPTFEEVLKWQDEQTRKRGRQVWIYPETKHPTYFRKLGLGLEERVAKLLRKHGKDGRNAPVILQSFEPTSIQRLNRLVDNPLVVLLSSATSRPWDFVEAGDPRTVADLITPAGLREIAGYAQGIGPTLDLVIPKDANGDLTTPTTLVADAHKVGLILHPYTMRNENPFLPTSFREGTDADAYGDVFGAYKTYFATGIDGVFTDNPDTGLLAREDFVNQ